A window of the Coprobacter fastidiosus genome harbors these coding sequences:
- a CDS encoding T9SS type A sorting domain-containing protein, which produces MSQFIFSKKAWLFHAFFIFSFSIIAQTPVWTENFEYPIGDEIGKHGWLFENDNPYLKVCPGLTFEGYAGSGIGNGLQIEEENKNAARHTFPQISEGCVYVSFLVQFNSNLKSQYFFTLWDGNMPSWAGGTDTKFAFNGRIYGEKNSDFDSRLNIGLSFYDNQKAVYTTDKPVVIGETYLLVIKYEIVPGDNNDKVSLYLLDRIQDQEPEQPLLGPLSDNASKGDIYPAGLMFRASHTGQDIIVDGIRVGTTWESIISSSSSGISKESINNRLKIRKDSQNIFITLPKEEQINIYGINGKLLFSVKGNTGINRIPILNKGLYFVTAGKEKGKVLF; this is translated from the coding sequence ATGAGTCAATTTATATTTTCGAAAAAAGCGTGGCTTTTCCACGCTTTTTTCATTTTCAGTTTCAGTATCATCGCTCAAACCCCTGTATGGACAGAAAATTTTGAATATCCTATAGGTGATGAAATAGGTAAACATGGCTGGTTGTTCGAAAACGATAATCCATATCTGAAAGTTTGTCCGGGACTGACATTCGAAGGATATGCCGGATCAGGTATCGGAAACGGACTACAGATAGAAGAGGAAAATAAAAATGCCGCCCGGCATACATTCCCGCAAATATCGGAAGGGTGTGTCTATGTGTCTTTTCTCGTTCAGTTCAACAGCAATCTTAAAAGCCAGTATTTTTTCACTTTATGGGACGGAAATATGCCGAGTTGGGCTGGCGGGACAGATACCAAATTTGCCTTTAACGGACGAATATACGGTGAGAAGAATTCTGATTTCGATTCAAGGTTAAATATCGGCTTATCTTTTTATGATAATCAAAAAGCGGTCTACACGACCGATAAACCTGTTGTAATCGGAGAAACTTATCTCCTCGTAATCAAATATGAAATAGTACCGGGAGATAACAATGATAAAGTTTCTTTATATCTTTTAGATCGCATACAGGATCAAGAACCAGAGCAACCTTTATTAGGGCCGTTATCCGATAATGCTTCTAAAGGAGATATATACCCTGCCGGACTGATGTTCCGTGCAAGCCATACCGGGCAGGATATTATTGTCGATGGGATACGAGTTGGTACTACATGGGAAAGTATCATATCTTCCTCCTCATCGGGGATATCAAAAGAATCAATAAACAATAGACTGAAAATCAGGAAAGATTCTCAAAATATCTTCATAACTTTACCCAAAGAAGAACAGATAAACATATATGGAATAAACGGAAAACTTCTTTTCTCGGTCAAAGGGAATACCGGAATCAACCGTATTCCGATTCTTAATAAAGGGTTATATTTCGTTACAGCAGGAAAAGAAAAAGGAAAAGTGCTTTTTTAA
- a CDS encoding GDP-L-fucose synthase family protein encodes MEKNAKIFVAGHRGLVGSAILKNLQEKGYKNFVLRTHKELDLCNQLAVTRFFDEEKPEYVFLSAAFVGGIIANSLYRADFIYRNLQIQNNVIYNSYRTGVKKLLFLGSTCIYPRDARQPMDENVLLTSPLEYTNEPYAIAKIAGLKMCESFNLQYGTNYIAVMPTNLYGPNDNFDLERSHVLPALIRKICLGRYLETGNWSAIRSDLNKRPVESVNGESSEKDILAILNKYGVRKTEKGNVQVEIWGTGSPMREFLWSEEMADACVFVMENIDFEDLKPKNTKEIRNCHINIGTGKEISIGDVARLIKKTAGFEGDLYFNADKPDGTMKKLTDVSKLNALGWHHKIDIEEGVQKMIDWYNNN; translated from the coding sequence ATGGAAAAGAATGCCAAAATATTTGTAGCCGGTCACCGTGGATTGGTGGGATCTGCTATATTGAAAAATTTGCAAGAAAAAGGATATAAAAATTTTGTACTCCGTACCCATAAAGAATTGGACCTTTGCAACCAACTTGCCGTAACCCGTTTTTTTGATGAAGAAAAACCCGAGTATGTTTTCCTTTCAGCGGCTTTTGTCGGTGGCATTATCGCAAATAGTCTGTACCGAGCAGATTTTATTTATCGTAATTTGCAAATACAGAATAATGTAATTTATAATTCGTATCGTACCGGAGTAAAAAAACTGCTTTTTTTGGGAAGTACTTGTATCTATCCTCGGGATGCCCGACAGCCTATGGATGAGAACGTATTGCTTACTTCTCCACTGGAATATACGAATGAGCCTTATGCAATAGCCAAGATTGCCGGATTAAAGATGTGCGAAAGTTTCAATCTTCAGTACGGTACTAATTATATTGCGGTCATGCCTACGAATTTATACGGGCCTAATGACAATTTCGATTTAGAACGCTCCCATGTTCTTCCTGCTTTGATTCGTAAAATTTGTTTGGGACGTTATCTCGAGACCGGAAATTGGTCGGCTATACGTTCCGATCTCAATAAACGTCCGGTAGAGTCGGTCAATGGAGAATCTTCAGAAAAGGATATCCTTGCCATATTGAATAAATATGGAGTGCGTAAGACAGAAAAAGGTAATGTTCAGGTCGAAATATGGGGAACAGGAAGCCCGATGCGTGAATTCTTGTGGAGTGAAGAAATGGCGGATGCCTGTGTTTTCGTAATGGAAAATATCGACTTTGAGGATCTTAAGCCTAAAAATACGAAAGAAATCCGAAATTGCCATATCAACATCGGTACCGGAAAAGAAATCAGTATTGGAGATGTTGCCCGTTTGATAAAAAAAACTGCAGGATTTGAAGGCGATTTGTATTTCAATGCCGATAAGCCGGACGGGACGATGAAGAAACTGACCGATGTTTCGAAATTAAATGCATTAGGATGGCATCATAAAATCGATATTGAAGAAGGTGTACAAAAAATGATCGACTGGTATAATAATAATTAG
- the gmd gene encoding GDP-mannose 4,6-dehydratase, with translation MNTKVALITGITGQDGSFLAEFLLQKGYEVHGILRRSSSFNTGRIEHLYFDEWVRDMKQQRTINLHYGDLTDSSSLIRIIQEVQPDEIYNLAAQSHVKVSFDVPEYTADADAIGTLRMLEAVRILHLEKKTKIYQASTSELFGLVQEVPQKETTPFYPRSPYGVAKQYGFWITKNYRESYGMFAVNGILFNHESERRGETFVTRKISLAVARIKQGVQDKLYMGNLDARRDWGYAKDYVQCMWMILQHETPEDFVIATGEMHTVREFCTLAFAEVGIKIRWEGTGVEEKGIDEETGRILVEVDPKYFRPAEVEQLLGDPTKAKTLLGWNPTQTPFPELVKIMVKHDMEKVARMIKNKH, from the coding sequence ATGAATACTAAAGTCGCTTTGATTACGGGAATTACCGGGCAGGACGGTTCGTTCCTTGCTGAGTTTTTATTGCAAAAAGGATATGAAGTTCATGGCATCTTGCGTAGATCTTCGTCATTCAATACCGGACGCATAGAACATCTTTATTTTGATGAATGGGTGCGCGATATGAAACAGCAAAGAACCATTAATTTGCATTATGGAGATTTGACCGATTCAAGTTCTTTAATTCGCATTATACAAGAAGTGCAACCTGATGAAATTTATAATCTGGCAGCACAAAGTCACGTAAAAGTAAGTTTCGATGTCCCCGAATATACGGCCGATGCCGATGCGATCGGTACGCTTCGTATGTTAGAAGCCGTTCGTATTCTTCATCTCGAAAAAAAAACCAAAATATATCAGGCGTCCACTTCGGAGTTATTCGGATTGGTTCAAGAAGTCCCGCAGAAAGAAACAACACCGTTCTATCCCCGTTCTCCGTACGGTGTAGCGAAACAATACGGGTTTTGGATTACCAAGAATTATAGAGAAAGTTATGGTATGTTTGCCGTGAACGGTATTTTATTCAATCACGAAAGCGAACGTCGTGGAGAGACTTTCGTTACCCGTAAAATATCCTTGGCAGTAGCCCGTATCAAACAAGGAGTACAAGACAAACTTTATATGGGAAATCTCGATGCTCGTCGGGATTGGGGATATGCCAAAGATTATGTACAGTGTATGTGGATGATTCTTCAACATGAAACACCCGAAGACTTTGTGATAGCGACAGGAGAGATGCATACTGTCCGTGAATTTTGTACGCTTGCTTTTGCTGAAGTCGGCATTAAGATTCGTTGGGAAGGGACAGGAGTCGAAGAAAAGGGAATAGATGAGGAGACCGGACGGATATTGGTCGAGGTCGATCCCAAATATTTTCGTCCTGCAGAAGTCGAGCAGTTGTTAGGCGATCCTACTAAGGCCAAAACTTTATTGGGATGGAATCCTACTCAGACACCATTTCCCGAATTAGTGAAGATTATGGTAAAACATGATATGGAAAAAGTTGCCCGGATGATCAAAAATAAACATTGA
- a CDS encoding adenylyltransferase/cytidyltransferase family protein — protein MGNKKVFVSGCYDMLHSGHVAFFEEAARYGDLYVGIGSDKTIFELKARKTVNTDAERLYMVKALRVVKDAWINSGSGLLDFEKELRELKPDIFFVNTDGNTPLKAQLCKELGIEYIVSKRIPHGTLPVRSTTMLRKECRIPYRIDLAGGWLDQPYVSKYYPGPVLTICIEPDYEFNDRSGMSTSSRKKAIELWQTDIPEGDKEKLAKTLFCYENPPGTPYVSGSQDALGIVMPGLNKYEYNGDYWPESIESNLDSDILEWLEKYIWLVPLYPRGQSYNVLADTHIDAVSAKALSDAARCCWDAILNKDLQNFGVQVKASFDAQIAMFPNMVNDDILAQIEEYRDSVLGWKLSGAGGGGYLTFISEKPVEHALQIRIRR, from the coding sequence ATGGGAAATAAAAAGGTTTTTGTATCAGGCTGTTATGATATGCTGCATAGCGGACACGTCGCTTTCTTTGAAGAAGCTGCCCGGTATGGCGATTTGTATGTAGGCATAGGTTCGGATAAGACGATATTTGAATTGAAAGCCCGAAAAACGGTCAATACCGATGCTGAGCGTCTTTATATGGTAAAGGCTCTTCGTGTAGTTAAAGATGCGTGGATCAATAGCGGAAGCGGACTACTGGATTTTGAAAAGGAATTGAGAGAACTCAAACCCGATATATTTTTTGTAAATACCGACGGCAATACCCCTTTGAAAGCGCAACTTTGTAAAGAATTGGGTATCGAATATATTGTGAGTAAAAGAATTCCTCATGGAACTTTGCCTGTACGTTCGACAACGATGTTGCGAAAAGAATGCCGCATTCCCTACCGGATCGATTTGGCCGGAGGATGGCTCGATCAGCCTTATGTCAGTAAATATTATCCGGGTCCGGTATTGACCATTTGTATAGAACCGGATTATGAATTTAATGATCGTAGCGGGATGTCCACAAGTTCGCGTAAAAAGGCGATAGAGTTATGGCAGACCGATATACCCGAAGGAGATAAGGAAAAATTAGCCAAAACGCTGTTTTGCTATGAAAATCCGCCCGGAACTCCTTATGTAAGCGGTTCTCAAGATGCTTTGGGAATTGTTATGCCGGGATTGAATAAATATGAATATAACGGAGACTATTGGCCGGAGTCGATAGAAAGCAATCTTGATTCGGATATTTTGGAATGGCTTGAAAAATATATTTGGTTAGTACCTCTATATCCGAGAGGTCAGTCTTATAATGTTCTTGCCGATACGCATATCGATGCGGTTTCGGCAAAAGCGTTGAGTGATGCTGCCCGTTGTTGTTGGGATGCAATCCTTAATAAAGACTTGCAAAATTTCGGTGTGCAAGTAAAGGCCAGTTTCGATGCCCAAATAGCAATGTTCCCCAATATGGTGAATGATGATATCTTGGCTCAGATAGAAGAATATCGGGATTCTGTATTAGGTTGGAAATTAAGTGGTGCAGGCGGTGGAGGATATTTGACCTTTATCAGCGAAAAACCTGTGGAACATGCTTTGCAGATTCGTATTCGCAGATAA
- a CDS encoding mannose-1-phosphate guanylyltransferase, whose protein sequence is MQNNHVVIMAGGVGSRFWPMSTPEHPKQFIDVLGCGRTLLQLTVDRFSGLVPMSNFWVVTSARYKSLVEEQLPDIPRSNILLEPCMRNTAPCIAYAGWKIKRRYPDANIVVTSSDHVVTDVEEFRRVIVKSLDFTSKSESILTLGMKPTRPETGYGYIAAEIEDGSEIKPVKAFKEKPTLSVAKEYLSAGNYFWNAGIFIWNAHTLEQAFRTYCPAMASVFDLLTPCFYRDDEQERVDELFPTCESISIDYAVMEKASGIYVFPASFGWSDLGTWGSLHTRLPHDNHHNACVGENVKLIESQNCIVHVPKNKRVVIQGLDGYIVAEKNGTLLICKLQDEQRIKEFSK, encoded by the coding sequence ATGCAAAATAATCATGTGGTAATAATGGCCGGAGGAGTAGGCAGTCGTTTCTGGCCGATGAGTACACCCGAACATCCCAAGCAGTTTATCGATGTGTTAGGATGCGGGCGCACATTGTTACAGCTTACTGTTGACCGTTTCAGCGGGCTTGTTCCCATGTCCAATTTTTGGGTAGTTACCTCTGCCCGATATAAATCGTTAGTAGAAGAACAACTTCCGGATATTCCTCGTTCCAATATATTGTTAGAACCATGTATGCGCAATACCGCACCCTGTATTGCTTATGCCGGTTGGAAAATTAAACGACGTTATCCCGATGCTAATATAGTAGTAACATCTTCGGACCATGTGGTAACCGATGTTGAAGAATTTCGTAGAGTTATTGTAAAATCGCTTGATTTTACATCAAAATCGGAATCTATACTTACATTAGGAATGAAGCCTACCCGTCCCGAAACCGGATATGGATATATTGCGGCAGAAATAGAGGACGGTAGCGAGATAAAACCTGTAAAGGCATTTAAGGAAAAACCGACTCTTTCTGTTGCAAAAGAATATTTATCGGCCGGTAATTATTTTTGGAATGCCGGAATTTTTATATGGAATGCACATACACTTGAACAAGCCTTTCGGACCTATTGCCCGGCTATGGCTTCTGTTTTCGATCTGTTGACACCTTGTTTTTACAGAGATGATGAGCAAGAAAGGGTTGATGAACTTTTCCCGACTTGTGAAAGTATCTCTATCGATTATGCCGTCATGGAAAAAGCGTCCGGAATTTATGTCTTCCCGGCATCATTCGGTTGGTCAGACTTGGGCACATGGGGATCTCTTCATACCCGTTTGCCCCATGATAATCATCATAATGCATGTGTCGGAGAAAATGTGAAGTTGATAGAGTCTCAAAATTGTATAGTGCATGTCCCTAAGAATAAGAGGGTTGTTATTCAAGGATTAGACGGATATATTGTCGCGGAAAAAAACGGGACGCTTCTGATTTGTAAACTTCAAGATGAACAGAGAATTAAAGAATTCTCAAAATAA